A part of Alkalilimnicola sp. S0819 genomic DNA contains:
- a CDS encoding DUF427 domain-containing protein, with translation MISASLSPQPRRVRVRAGDTVLADTTRAMELREGGYPPRQYLPAEDVRLDLLTSSNTVTHCPYKGDARYYSFGGRTDIAWRYDQPPAELQAIAGRIAFYRVELD, from the coding sequence TTGATCAGCGCTTCCCTAAGCCCCCAACCGCGGCGGGTCCGTGTTCGCGCGGGCGACACGGTGCTCGCCGACACGACCCGCGCCATGGAACTGCGCGAAGGCGGTTACCCGCCGCGCCAATACCTGCCGGCGGAGGATGTACGCCTGGACCTGCTCACCTCCTCCAACACCGTGACCCACTGCCCCTACAAGGGCGACGCCCGCTATTACTCCTTCGGTGGTCGGACGGATATCGCCTGGCGATACGATCAGCCGCCTGCCGAACTCCAGGCCATTGCCGGCCGGATCGCCTTCTACCGGGTCGAGCTGGATTGA
- a CDS encoding protein adenylyltransferase SelO, with product MFPEFTLRYSSLPERFYAPAEPDSAHQPRLIAFNRALAEELGFDLAAWPGDEEAAALFAGNRLPPGAQPIAQAYAGHQFGNFVPQLGDGRALLLGEVTDRAGRLRDIQLKGSGSTVFSRGGDGRAPLGPVLREYLVSEAMHRLGVPSTRALAAVSTGQGVVRERLLPGAVLTRVAASHIRVGTFEYFAARGDQEALALLVEHVIARHYPELAERPASERPLALLEAVQRRQAALVARWMGLGFIHGVMNTDNTAISGETLDYGPCAFMEAYDPATVFSAIDQQGRYAYGNQPQIMQWNMARFAETLLGLMDEDPQRAIEQATAVIEAFPSQYREAWLGVMRDKLGLGGGWVEDAALAEDFLQALRAGGADFTLSFRLLADCAASSAADEALLALCPQDAEPLRAWLPRWRERLVADAGDPEGRAGRMRRTNPLYIPRNHQVERVIQAAQKDDYAPFEALRAVLAAPFEEQAGLEAYALPARAEEQVVRTFCGT from the coding sequence ATGTTTCCCGAGTTCACCCTCCGTTACAGCAGCTTGCCGGAGCGCTTCTACGCCCCCGCCGAGCCGGACTCCGCCCATCAGCCGCGGCTCATCGCCTTCAACCGGGCGCTCGCCGAGGAACTGGGCTTCGATCTGGCCGCCTGGCCCGGTGACGAGGAGGCGGCGGCGCTGTTCGCCGGTAACCGGTTGCCGCCCGGCGCCCAGCCCATCGCCCAGGCCTACGCCGGCCACCAGTTCGGCAACTTCGTCCCGCAGCTGGGCGATGGCCGCGCGCTGCTGCTCGGCGAAGTCACCGACCGGGCCGGGCGGCTGCGGGATATCCAGCTCAAGGGCTCGGGCAGTACCGTCTTTTCCCGGGGCGGGGACGGCCGCGCGCCGCTGGGGCCGGTGTTGCGAGAATACCTGGTCAGCGAAGCCATGCATCGGCTGGGCGTGCCCAGCACCCGGGCCCTGGCGGCGGTGAGCACGGGGCAGGGCGTGGTGCGCGAGCGCCTGCTGCCCGGCGCGGTGCTCACGCGCGTCGCCGCCAGTCACATCCGGGTAGGCACCTTCGAGTACTTCGCCGCCCGCGGCGATCAGGAGGCCCTGGCGCTGCTGGTGGAGCACGTCATAGCCCGGCATTACCCGGAACTGGCGGAGCGGCCCGCAAGCGAACGACCCTTGGCACTGCTGGAAGCCGTGCAGCGGCGCCAGGCCGCCTTGGTGGCCCGTTGGATGGGGCTGGGTTTCATCCACGGGGTGATGAACACCGACAACACCGCCATTTCCGGTGAGACCCTGGATTACGGCCCCTGTGCCTTCATGGAGGCCTACGACCCGGCCACGGTGTTCAGCGCCATCGACCAGCAGGGCCGCTATGCCTACGGCAATCAGCCACAGATCATGCAATGGAACATGGCCCGCTTCGCCGAGACCCTGCTGGGGTTGATGGACGAGGACCCGCAACGGGCGATCGAACAGGCCACCGCGGTGATCGAGGCCTTCCCGTCGCAGTACCGGGAGGCCTGGTTGGGTGTAATGCGTGACAAGCTCGGCCTGGGAGGCGGATGGGTGGAAGATGCCGCGCTCGCCGAGGACTTTCTGCAAGCCCTGCGCGCCGGCGGCGCGGATTTCACCCTGAGCTTCCGCCTGCTCGCCGATTGTGCCGCATCCTCCGCCGCGGACGAGGCGCTGCTGGCCCTTTGCCCGCAGGATGCCGAGCCGCTGCGGGCCTGGTTGCCGCGCTGGCGCGAGCGGCTGGTGGCGGACGCCGGCGATCCGGAAGGCCGGGCAGGGCGCATGCGCCGGACCAACCCGCTGTATATTCCCCGCAACCATCAGGTGGAACGGGTGATCCAGGCGGCGCAGAAGGACGACTACGCACCGTTTGAGGCCCTGCGCGCTGTACTGGCCGCGCCCTTCGAGGAGCAAGCCGGCCTGGAGGCTTACGCCCTGCCGGCCCGAGCCGAAGAGCAGGTGGTCCGCACCTTCTGCGGTACCTGA
- a CDS encoding YtoQ family protein, producing the protein MSRQWKVYLSGEIHTDWREQIMDGCRKAGLDIRFDAPVTDHEASDLCGVRILGEEEKKFWEDRKGAGVNAIRTQTLIREADVVVVRFGPKYKQWNAAFDAGYASALGKALITLHDEEHNHALKEVDAAALATAAEPAQVVEILQYVMGA; encoded by the coding sequence ATGAGCCGACAGTGGAAGGTCTATCTTTCCGGCGAGATTCACACCGACTGGCGTGAGCAGATCATGGACGGCTGCCGGAAGGCAGGCCTGGATATCCGATTCGACGCCCCGGTTACCGACCATGAGGCCAGCGACCTGTGTGGTGTGCGTATCCTCGGCGAGGAAGAGAAGAAATTCTGGGAAGATCGCAAGGGCGCCGGCGTGAACGCCATCCGCACCCAGACCCTTATCCGCGAGGCGGACGTGGTGGTGGTGCGTTTCGGCCCCAAGTACAAGCAGTGGAACGCCGCCTTCGATGCCGGCTATGCCTCGGCCTTGGGCAAGGCGCTGATTACCCTGCATGACGAGGAACACAACCACGCCCTGAAAGAGGTAGACGCCGCCGCCCTGGCCACGGCCGCCGAGCCCGCCCAGGTGGTCGAGATCCTGCAATACGTCATGGGCGCCTAG
- a CDS encoding DUF2868 domain-containing protein produces MSTRATAPTRLEQLWLAEAVRLTEAHAGLLDDGEANRRARAAGGDLQARILCRAQVLGERDGLLAALRQWRQGSALALLLLLAFAVFSGATLAFAALGDGGYPVNVFWALGSLLGLNLVNLLLWFASLHGGGGAGVLGGLWLRASAWLAREGRAAHLGPALASLLGRAGLARWGFGLLVQGFWCLLLLSALFSLLLLFSARSYTFTWETTLLSVEDFIVFTRVVGSLPSWLGFPLPDAEAVRSIGAGGGAGEAARQAWAGWLLGALFCFGFMPRLLLLMICYWPWRRGLARLGLDLSLPEYRLLRDRLDSGSTRLGVSDPAPAWAASRPAIDAGPAGEGAVMLAVELGTDLPWPPTPSAAALDAGRADSRSQRRALLEAFARHPPARLLIACDPRRSVDRGTLGFIAELARSAQASRVWLLTRPADTSPGRRQEWLEALQALGLEVAEALPMDWLGAAHD; encoded by the coding sequence TTGAGCACCCGAGCCACCGCCCCGACCCGCCTGGAGCAGCTGTGGCTGGCCGAAGCCGTGCGCCTCACCGAGGCGCACGCCGGTCTGCTGGACGATGGCGAGGCGAACCGTCGGGCCCGGGCGGCGGGCGGTGATCTGCAGGCGCGCATCCTTTGCCGCGCTCAGGTTCTGGGCGAGCGCGACGGGCTGCTGGCGGCGCTGCGACAGTGGCGCCAGGGGAGCGCGCTCGCCTTGTTGCTCCTGCTCGCCTTCGCGGTGTTCTCCGGCGCGACCCTCGCCTTCGCGGCGCTGGGAGATGGCGGATACCCGGTGAACGTGTTCTGGGCCCTGGGTAGCCTGCTGGGGCTCAATCTGGTCAACCTGCTGCTCTGGTTCGCGAGCCTGCATGGCGGTGGCGGCGCGGGCGTGCTCGGTGGGCTGTGGCTGCGCGCCAGCGCCTGGCTGGCGCGGGAGGGGCGCGCCGCTCACCTGGGCCCGGCCTTGGCAAGCCTGCTGGGCCGGGCCGGGCTGGCGCGTTGGGGCTTCGGGCTGCTGGTGCAGGGTTTCTGGTGCCTGTTGTTGCTCTCCGCCTTGTTCAGTCTGTTGCTGCTGTTCTCCGCGCGCAGTTACACCTTCACTTGGGAGACCACGCTGTTGTCCGTGGAGGACTTCATCGTCTTTACCCGTGTGGTAGGCAGCCTGCCGTCCTGGCTGGGCTTTCCGCTGCCGGATGCCGAGGCCGTGCGGAGCATCGGGGCAGGCGGCGGGGCAGGCGAGGCCGCGCGTCAGGCCTGGGCCGGCTGGTTGCTGGGGGCCCTGTTCTGCTTTGGCTTCATGCCGCGCTTGCTGCTGCTGATGATCTGCTACTGGCCCTGGCGGCGGGGACTCGCCCGTCTGGGGCTGGATCTGTCCCTGCCCGAGTACCGATTGCTGCGAGATCGGCTCGACTCGGGCAGCACCCGGCTGGGTGTCAGCGACCCGGCGCCCGCCTGGGCGGCTTCCAGGCCCGCCATTGACGCTGGCCCGGCGGGCGAGGGGGCGGTCATGCTGGCGGTGGAACTCGGCACCGATCTGCCCTGGCCGCCGACGCCGTCGGCCGCTGCGCTGGATGCCGGCCGTGCGGATAGTCGCAGCCAGCGGCGAGCGCTGCTGGAGGCCTTCGCCCGACATCCGCCGGCACGGCTGTTGATCGCCTGCGACCCTCGTCGCTCGGTGGACCGAGGCACCCTCGGCTTCATTGCCGAGCTGGCCCGTTCGGCGCAGGCGAGCCGGGTGTGGTTGCTGACGCGGCCGGCGGACACATCGCCCGGGCGTCGGCAGGAGTGGCTCGAGGCCTTGCAGGCGCTGGGGCTGGAGGTGGCGGAGGCGCTGCCCATGGACTGGCTGGGAGCCGCCCATGACTGA
- a CDS encoding DUF3482 domain-containing protein produces MTEPGRGAVVDLAVVGHTNVGKTSLLRTLTRNERFGQVSARASTTRHVEAAGLQVDGETLLRLHDTPGLEDAMALLDYLDQLKAPGERPDGPAWLRRFLDGPEARGRFEQEAKVIRQLLASDAGLYVIDAREPLLPKYLDELEVLALCGKPIFALLNFVAAPEADARAWREGLARRGLHASLSFDSVTPPLDGEQRLYQSLALMLEHAAPQLRRLARDRAEQAVARRHSARHLVAELLIDVAALRRRVPPQASAVEAALGELRDQVRGREQACVDALLRLYRFSATKTAGEELPLSRGRWDEDLFHPDTLKAFGLGIGGGAMAGAAAGVGFDLMTVGASLGTGTLTGALLGGGAEAARRLGAGALGKLRGERVLSVEDPVLRVLALRQQALLRALEARGHAAQGALAVPPPAADERWRQGRLPAPLKRARAHPQWSSLSAAPRLEQRERQAQVQALAEHLFAAE; encoded by the coding sequence ATGACTGAGCCGGGCCGCGGCGCGGTGGTGGATCTGGCGGTGGTGGGGCACACCAATGTGGGCAAGACTTCGCTGCTGCGCACCCTGACCCGCAACGAGCGCTTTGGCCAGGTGTCGGCGCGGGCCAGCACCACCCGCCATGTGGAGGCCGCCGGCTTGCAGGTGGACGGGGAGACCCTGCTGCGCCTGCACGACACACCCGGGCTGGAAGATGCCATGGCCTTGCTGGATTACCTGGACCAGCTCAAGGCGCCGGGGGAACGGCCGGACGGTCCGGCCTGGCTGCGGCGCTTTCTCGACGGGCCGGAAGCCCGCGGTCGCTTCGAGCAGGAAGCGAAGGTTATTCGCCAACTGCTGGCCTCCGACGCCGGGCTTTACGTCATCGACGCCCGGGAACCGCTGCTGCCGAAATATCTGGATGAACTGGAAGTGCTGGCGCTGTGTGGCAAGCCGATATTCGCCCTGCTCAATTTCGTCGCGGCGCCCGAGGCTGATGCCCGCGCCTGGCGGGAGGGTTTGGCGCGGCGGGGCCTGCACGCCTCGCTGTCGTTCGATTCGGTGACCCCGCCGCTGGATGGCGAGCAGCGGCTCTACCAGAGTCTGGCGCTGATGCTGGAGCATGCCGCGCCCCAGCTGCGCCGCCTTGCCCGGGACCGCGCGGAGCAGGCCGTAGCGCGACGCCACAGCGCCCGCCATCTGGTGGCCGAGCTGCTCATTGACGTGGCGGCTCTGCGGCGCCGCGTGCCCCCGCAAGCGTCCGCGGTTGAAGCGGCGCTGGGCGAACTGCGCGATCAGGTGCGCGGCCGTGAGCAGGCTTGCGTCGACGCCCTGTTGCGCCTGTATCGCTTCAGCGCCACCAAGACCGCCGGGGAGGAATTGCCTCTCTCCCGAGGGCGTTGGGACGAGGATCTGTTTCATCCGGACACGCTCAAGGCCTTCGGCTTGGGCATTGGTGGCGGCGCGATGGCCGGAGCGGCCGCGGGGGTCGGCTTTGATCTGATGACGGTGGGTGCGAGCTTGGGCACGGGCACCCTGACCGGTGCGCTGCTCGGGGGTGGTGCGGAGGCGGCCAGGCGCTTGGGCGCAGGGGCCTTGGGCAAGCTGCGGGGCGAGCGGGTGTTGAGCGTTGAAGACCCGGTTCTGCGGGTGCTGGCCTTGCGCCAGCAGGCCCTGCTCCGGGCGTTGGAGGCACGCGGCCATGCCGCCCAGGGCGCGCTGGCCGTGCCCCCGCCGGCCGCCGACGAGCGCTGGCGGCAGGGGCGACTGCCGGCGCCGCTCAAGCGCGCCAGGGCCCATCCGCAATGGTCTTCGCTGAGCGCCGCGCCGCGGCTCGAGCAGCGAGAGCGTCAGGCCCAGGTACAGGCATTGGCGGAGCATCTGTTCGCCGCGGAGTAG
- a CDS encoding ATP-binding cassette domain-containing protein produces MSFAIETRNLQKCFAGTPAVAGIDLAVKAGTVYGLLGPNGAGKTTTVRMLATLLKPDGGEARVLGHDVVREAARVRARVSLTGQYASVDEDLTGRENLILVARLLGFGWRAARRRAAELLQAFALEEAAKRQVRHYSGGMRRRLDIAASLVVRSELLFLDEPTTGLDPRSRNQVWELVREIAAQGTTVLLTTQYLEEADRLAQRLGVIDQGRLIAEGSSRELKASVGGHRLHVRLQDPAQQEAARALLADALGEPAQDGEQAGSLLVRVNRDQDLPRALAALQARQLGLAEFSLAQPSLDDVFFALTGHGTQAPGSEAPRP; encoded by the coding sequence ATGAGTTTCGCCATAGAGACCCGCAATCTTCAGAAGTGTTTTGCCGGTACGCCCGCGGTGGCGGGGATCGATCTGGCGGTGAAAGCCGGAACGGTCTACGGCTTGCTCGGCCCCAATGGGGCGGGCAAGACCACCACCGTGCGGATGCTGGCTACCCTGCTCAAGCCCGACGGGGGCGAGGCCCGGGTGTTGGGCCATGACGTGGTGCGCGAGGCGGCCAGGGTGCGGGCCCGGGTGAGTCTGACCGGGCAGTATGCCTCGGTGGACGAGGATCTTACCGGGCGCGAGAACCTGATCCTGGTGGCCCGACTGCTGGGCTTCGGTTGGCGCGCGGCGCGCCGGCGGGCCGCGGAACTGCTGCAAGCCTTCGCCCTGGAGGAAGCCGCCAAGCGCCAGGTGCGCCACTACTCCGGGGGCATGCGCCGACGCCTGGACATCGCCGCCAGCCTGGTGGTGCGCAGCGAATTGCTGTTCCTGGACGAGCCCACCACCGGTCTGGACCCCCGCAGCCGCAACCAGGTCTGGGAACTGGTGCGCGAGATCGCCGCCCAGGGCACCACCGTGCTGCTCACCACCCAATACCTGGAGGAGGCCGATCGGCTGGCCCAGCGTCTGGGCGTGATCGACCAGGGCCGGCTGATCGCCGAGGGCAGCAGCCGGGAGCTGAAGGCCTCGGTGGGCGGGCATCGCCTGCATGTGCGCCTGCAGGATCCGGCGCAGCAGGAGGCGGCCCGGGCCCTGCTCGCCGACGCGCTGGGCGAGCCGGCGCAGGATGGGGAACAGGCCGGCAGCCTGCTGGTGCGGGTGAATCGCGACCAGGATCTGCCCCGGGCCCTGGCCGCCCTGCAGGCGCGTCAGCTGGGGCTGGCGGAATTCTCCCTGGCCCAGCCCAGCCTGGACGACGTCTTCTTCGCTCTCACCGGCCACGGTACCCAGGCCCCCGGCTCGGAGGCGCCCAGACCATGA
- a CDS encoding ABC transporter permease, with protein sequence MKTGKTPRVLSHAGRPPPPGVGAAVLTLGWRALLKIKHVPFQLFDVAVFPIMMTVLFTYLFGGALAGSTAAYLQFLLPGIVVQTIVFLTVYTGMGLNTDIQKGLFDRFRSLPIWQPAPIVGALLGDLLRYSLAGAVVMVVGLILGYRPETGPAGVVLAIALMLVFASALSWLWIILGLLVRTPESVMTTSFLVLFPLTFVSNVFVDPATMPGWLQAVVAVNPVTHLTDAARGLMNGGLRVEAVGWVLLASALITLVFAPIAMRLYYRER encoded by the coding sequence ATGAAGACCGGGAAAACCCCAAGAGTCTTGAGCCACGCCGGGCGGCCGCCACCACCGGGTGTCGGGGCGGCGGTGCTGACCCTGGGCTGGCGGGCCCTGCTCAAGATCAAGCATGTACCCTTTCAGCTCTTCGACGTGGCGGTCTTTCCCATCATGATGACCGTGCTGTTCACCTACCTGTTCGGCGGGGCCCTGGCCGGTTCCACCGCGGCCTATCTGCAATTCCTGCTGCCGGGGATCGTGGTGCAGACCATCGTGTTTCTCACCGTCTACACCGGTATGGGCTTGAACACCGACATCCAGAAAGGGTTGTTCGACCGTTTCCGCTCCTTGCCCATCTGGCAGCCCGCGCCCATCGTGGGGGCCCTGCTGGGGGATCTGCTGCGCTACTCGCTGGCCGGGGCGGTGGTGATGGTGGTTGGCCTGATTCTGGGTTATCGCCCCGAGACCGGCCCGGCGGGGGTGGTGCTGGCCATCGCCCTGATGCTGGTCTTCGCCTCGGCCCTGTCCTGGCTGTGGATCATTCTGGGTTTGCTGGTGCGCACGCCGGAATCCGTGATGACCACCAGCTTTTTGGTGCTCTTCCCGCTTACCTTCGTGAGCAACGTCTTCGTGGACCCGGCCACCATGCCCGGCTGGTTGCAGGCGGTGGTGGCGGTGAACCCGGTCACGCACCTCACGGATGCCGCCCGTGGCCTGATGAACGGCGGCTTGCGCGTCGAGGCTGTAGGCTGGGTGTTGCTGGCCTCGGCGTTGATCACCCTGGTGTTCGCGCCCATCGCCATGCGGCTGTACTACCGGGAGCGATGA